A stretch of Apostichopus japonicus isolate 1M-3 chromosome 9, ASM3797524v1, whole genome shotgun sequence DNA encodes these proteins:
- the LOC139974128 gene encoding uncharacterized protein encodes MDDPEWWKKNPCPLHPDWGLQDISDLDHAKLKLHIDQDENAEWEMPIEVNIYRAALEYLDGKGTLYNRSRDSPTDALVFLQQAEDIVISGESEEAITGYSVVINTFRMWLRRDPSDEATLKKLEEKKKQFPKYEAYVTIVHAYILSRLGPRWRKKAIGLYEDALSDFPEKPQWLFGLALMIGREARQQRGVRGWSCPLPEDIRDLFEKEKDNLEQVLKIDAQYHLARAYYGQVLFNLNSDSPQAEREFKEALRSDPSNCNIRILAAKFYRQKGPFSKAENMLRKLIIDVDLAEVHAQLGFLYRSQSYHEVVMKNCSVLYQKALECFQNAVKVDSCHYAALVGIGEMQAKLGNDKEARKIYHDLFMSDFKDKPHQEYSEYKALTSAIKLKIFTHLQHITFSHRIIQLAVGLTTDGDHIMTVPPSSLDKTNHRCLTTLEKYSTRSGGDSNVTCQAKLKFANANMLLGNIDEAQTQYGMLYDDSASKGEPPQVEVIFGRGKCYLRSGIQSNESDCEAWATVIQMAEELNARNSSILSDELYADIYLAKAKFITGGETAELLKRAIQKNSLEACYMYISRQELQANFFNDISIPETLQEVNRVCSVGKPLHTQFTVILDDGSKVVHNLTTKKNFIQTAVDRVVNYNINITQTIENERLQTVVDKLRQLREYRMKYELELRRSRENKEWGKEYDERFLDVVEHTKRLLDKCISACQDLVMDNPPRFSLFQVVFDGKTGNLDKERCTRELTSWAKKKVKLPEYLLDKIAEIQPMYDKKNMWLWAIHHLENWRKHSAARCDIGETFTIEVDSDPEFATLKTDDIVKDSCKGVVNLVVDLLNTCCEKSSEASTVAGDV; translated from the exons ATGGATGATCCAGAATGGTGGAAGAAAAACCCATGTCCGCTACACCCAGACTGGGGTCTCCAGGATATCTCCGACCTTGATCATGCGAAACTGAAACTTCACATTGACCAAGATGAAAATGCTGAATGGGAGATGCCAATCGAGGTAAATATCTATCGAGCCGCTCTCGAGTACCTAGACGGGAAAGGTACTCTATATAATCGGTCGCGAGACAGTCCTACCGATGCTCTAGTTTTCTTACAGCAAGCCGAGGATATCGTCATTTCAGGCGAGTCGGAAGAAGCGATAACTGGATACAGCGTAGTTATTAACACATTTCGCATGTGGTTACGACGTGATCCTTCAGATGAGGCAACGTTAAAGAAgttggaagaaaagaaaaaacagttcCCTAAGTACGAAGCATACGTGACTATTGTTCATGCATATATACTTTCACGGTTAGGGCCAAGATGGAGAAAAAAAGCCATAGGTTTGTATGAAGATGCACTAAGTGATTTCCCTGAAAAACCCCAATGGTTATTTGGTTTAGCACTGATGATTGGAAGGGAGGCCCGACAACAGCGTGGAGTTAGAGGTTGGAGTTGTCCTTTACCTGAAGATATTAGGGATCTTTTTGAGAAGGAAAAAGATAACTTGGAGCAAGTGTTAAAGATCGATGCACAATACCATCTTGCAAGAGCATATTATGGTCAAGTATTGTTCAACTTGAACAGTGATTCTCCACAAGCAGAACGAGAATTTAAAGAGGCTTTACGATCGGATCCTAGTAATTGCAATATCCGTATTTTAGCAGCCAAATTCTATCGGCAAAAGGGTCCATTTTCAAAAGCAGAAAATATGTTGAGGAAACTGATCATAGACGTTGACCTAGCAGAGGTTCATGCCCAGTTAGGTTTTCTCTACCGTTCTCAATCATATCACGAAGTCGTGATGAAGAATTGTTCCGTGCTATATCAAAAGGCACTGGAATGTTTTCAGAATGCAGTAAAGGTAGATAGTTGTCATTATGCTGCTTTAGTAGGAATTGGTGAAATGCAGGCAAAGTTGGGTAATGACAAAGAAGCACGTAAGATATACCACGATCTGTTTATGAGTGATTTTAAAGACAAGCCTCATCAAGAATACAGCGAGTACAAAGCTCTTACATCAGCTATCAAGCTTAAGATCTTTACGCATCTTCAACACATTACTTTCTCTCACAGGATCATTCAACTTGCCGTGGGCTTAACAACTGATGGCGATCATATCATGACAGTCCCGCCTTCCTCTCTCGATAAGACTAACCATCGTTGTCTTACTACTTTAGAGAAATATAGCACGCGAAGTGGTGGAGATTCAAACGTGACTTGTCAAGCAAAACTTAAGTTTGCGAACGCAAATATGTTGCTAGGGAATATTGATGAAGCGCAAACACAATATGGAATGTTGTATGACGACAGTGCCTCGAAAGGTGAACCCCCACAAGTCGAGGTAATTTTTGGTCGAGGAAAGTGTTATCTGAGAAGTGGAATTCAGTCAAATGAAAGTGATTGCGAAGCATGGGCAACTGTAATCCAAATGGCAGAAGAGTTAAATGCCAGAAATTCAAGCATCCTCTCGGATGAATTATATGCAGATATTTATTTGGCTAAGGCAAAGTTTATCACTGGAGGAGAAACTGCGGAACTACTAAAGCGGGCCATTCAAAAGAACAGCCTAGAGGCGTGTTATATGTACATATCGCGGCAAGAACTGCAAGCAAACTTTTTCAACGACATCAGCATCCCTGAAACACTACAGGAGGTCAATAGGGTTTGTAGCGTTGGAAAACCATTGCACACTCAATTCACTGTTATACTTGATGATGGATCGAAAGTTGTCCATAACTTGacaacaaagaaaaactttATTCAAACAGCAGTTGACAGAGTAGTCAACTATAACATTAACATTACACAAACCATCGAAAACGAGAGACTCCAAACAGTTGTGGACAAGCTGAGACAGTTACGCGAATACCGTATGAAGTATGAACTGGAGCTCCGTCGAAGTAGAGAAAACAAGGAGTGGGGAAAAGAGTATGATGAAAGGTTCCTTGATGTTGTAGAACATACAAAGCGACTTCTAGATAAGTGCATTTCAGCATGCCAG GACCTCGTGATGGACAATCCACCTCGATTTTCGTTGTTTCAAGTAGTATTTGATGGCAAAACAGGGAACCTCGATAAGGAAAGGTGTACTAGGGAACTGACGTCATGGGCAAAAAAGAAAGTCAAATTGCCCGAATACCTACTGGACAAGATCGCTGAG ATTCAACCAATGTAcgacaagaaaaatatgtggcTGTGGGCAATTCATCATTTAGAAAATTGGCGTAAGCACAGTGCCGCACGTTGCGACATAGGGGAGACATTTACCATAGAAGTGGATTCTGATCCGGAATTTGCTACTCTTAAAACTGACGACATTGTCAAAGACAGCTGCAAAGGTGTGGTGAACCTGGTAGTGGATTTACTTAACACTTGTTGCGAGAAGTCCTCGGAAGCTTCAACAGTCGCTGGAGACGTATAG